A stretch of Lysobacter sp. K5869 DNA encodes these proteins:
- a CDS encoding sugar MFS transporter: MSRRDMSYTAALAVVTTIFFTWGGLTSLNDVLIPHLKAVFNMNYAQSMLIQSTFFGAYFLMSLPASRVVAKFGYKNSIVIGLIVAAAGASLFFPAARIPSYPLFLGALFVLASGITLLQVSANPYISLLGDPAGAPSRLNLAQALNSLGTTVFPTFIGPLILSTAVLSAADLAAMSAVDQAAYRAHEAAAVQVPYMIIAGCLVLLAVFVYTMRIPPLTEATESADPAHHSFGEVLSQRHLLFGVIAIFVYVGAEVSIGSFLVNYLSEPQIAHFDHATASKYLGLYWGGAMVGRFVGAVLLRFVDARKLLALAAVAAIALLALTMSTQGSVAMWTVLSIGLFNSVMFPTIFTIAIERLGPMTSKASSLLIMAIVGGAVIPLLQGVLSDRIGIQHSFVIPAVCYAFIVWYGLSGSRIRAGQGQHASAQASGVMH, translated from the coding sequence ATGAGCCGTCGCGACATGTCCTACACCGCCGCGCTCGCGGTGGTGACCACGATCTTCTTCACCTGGGGCGGCCTGACCAGCCTCAACGACGTGCTGATCCCGCATCTCAAGGCCGTGTTCAACATGAACTACGCCCAGTCGATGCTGATCCAGTCGACCTTCTTCGGCGCGTACTTCCTGATGTCGCTGCCGGCCAGCCGGGTGGTGGCGAAGTTCGGCTACAAGAACAGCATCGTCATCGGCCTGATCGTCGCCGCCGCCGGCGCGTCGCTGTTCTTCCCGGCCGCGCGCATTCCCTCGTATCCGCTGTTCCTCGGCGCGCTGTTCGTGCTCGCCAGCGGCATCACCTTGTTGCAAGTGTCGGCCAATCCCTACATCAGCCTGCTCGGCGATCCGGCCGGCGCGCCGAGCCGCCTGAATCTGGCGCAGGCGCTGAACTCGCTGGGCACCACGGTGTTCCCGACCTTCATCGGCCCGCTGATCCTGTCCACCGCGGTGCTCAGCGCTGCGGATCTGGCGGCGATGAGCGCCGTCGATCAAGCCGCCTACCGCGCCCACGAGGCCGCGGCGGTGCAAGTCCCGTACATGATCATCGCCGGCTGCCTGGTGCTGCTGGCGGTGTTCGTCTACACGATGCGCATTCCGCCGCTGACCGAAGCGACCGAAAGCGCCGACCCGGCCCACCACAGCTTCGGCGAGGTGTTGAGCCAGCGCCATTTGCTGTTCGGCGTGATCGCGATCTTCGTCTACGTCGGCGCCGAGGTCTCCATCGGCAGCTTCCTGGTCAATTACTTGTCCGAACCGCAGATCGCCCACTTCGATCACGCCACCGCCAGCAAATACCTCGGCCTGTATTGGGGCGGCGCGATGGTCGGCCGCTTCGTCGGCGCGGTGCTGCTGCGTTTCGTCGACGCGCGCAAGCTGCTGGCGCTGGCCGCGGTCGCGGCGATCGCGCTGCTGGCGCTGACCATGAGCACGCAGGGTTCGGTCGCGATGTGGACGGTGCTGTCGATCGGCCTGTTCAACTCGGTGATGTTCCCGACCATCTTCACCATCGCCATCGAACGGCTCGGGCCGATGACCAGCAAGGCCTCGAGCCTGCTGATCATGGCCATCGTCGGCGGCGCGGTGATTCCGCTGCTGCAGGGCGTGTTGTCCGACCGCATCGGCATCCAGCATTCGTTCGTGATTCCGGCGGTGTGCTACGCCTTCATCGTCTGGTACGGCCTGTCCGGCTCGCGCATCCGCGCCGGCCAAGGCCAGCACGCCAGCGCGCAAGCTTCGGGAGTGATGCATTGA
- a CDS encoding AGE family epimerase/isomerase encodes MNLPSNPLPNFREADTLLAHIRDTMAFYDPVALDPNGGFFHYFRDDGAVYDASHRHLVSSTRFVFNYAMAAVEFGRDDYRERARHGLRYLREAHRNPHTGGYAWTIRDGQPEDRMNHCYGVAFVLLAYSCGVKAGIGEAAAWMDETWNLLEARFWEPEYGLYRDEADADWNFTGYRGQNANMHMCEAMLAAYEASNDARYLERALTLAQNMTQRQAAQGDGLVWEHYDRDWNIDWDYHRDDPKHLFRPWGFQPGHQTEWAKLLLILDRHLSARGNAPAWLVPTARHLFDTAVARSWDDEFGGLAYGFAPDGAVCDDDKYFWVQAESLATAALLAVRTGENLYWQWYDKLWAYAWQHLVDHRYGAWYRILDRRNGKYSDEKSPAGKTDYHTMGACYEVIRWLRAP; translated from the coding sequence ATGAATCTTCCGTCGAACCCGCTGCCGAACTTCCGCGAGGCCGATACGCTGCTGGCGCACATCCGCGACACGATGGCGTTCTACGATCCGGTCGCGCTCGATCCCAACGGCGGCTTCTTCCATTACTTCCGCGACGATGGCGCCGTCTACGACGCCTCGCACCGGCACTTGGTCAGCTCGACCCGCTTCGTCTTCAACTACGCGATGGCGGCGGTGGAATTCGGCCGCGACGACTACCGCGAACGCGCGCGCCACGGCCTGCGCTATCTGCGCGAGGCGCACCGCAACCCGCACACCGGCGGCTACGCCTGGACGATCCGCGACGGCCAGCCCGAAGACCGCATGAACCACTGCTACGGCGTGGCCTTCGTGCTGCTGGCGTACTCGTGCGGGGTCAAGGCCGGCATCGGCGAAGCCGCGGCATGGATGGACGAAACCTGGAACCTGCTGGAAGCGCGCTTCTGGGAGCCCGAGTACGGCCTGTACCGCGACGAAGCCGACGCCGACTGGAACTTCACCGGCTATCGCGGCCAGAACGCCAACATGCACATGTGCGAGGCGATGCTGGCGGCGTACGAAGCCTCCAACGACGCGCGTTACCTCGAGCGCGCGCTGACGCTCGCGCAGAACATGACCCAGCGTCAGGCCGCGCAAGGCGATGGTTTGGTGTGGGAGCACTACGACCGCGACTGGAACATCGACTGGGATTATCACCGCGACGATCCCAAGCACCTGTTCCGCCCGTGGGGCTTCCAGCCCGGCCATCAGACCGAATGGGCCAAGCTGCTGCTGATCCTCGACCGCCACCTGTCCGCGCGCGGCAACGCGCCCGCGTGGCTGGTCCCGACCGCGCGCCACTTGTTCGACACCGCGGTCGCGCGCTCGTGGGACGACGAATTCGGCGGCCTCGCCTACGGCTTCGCGCCCGACGGCGCGGTCTGCGACGACGACAAGTACTTCTGGGTCCAGGCCGAATCGCTGGCCACCGCGGCGCTGCTCGCGGTGCGCACCGGCGAAAACCTGTACTGGCAGTGGTACGACAAGCTGTGGGCCTATGCGTGGCAGCACCTGGTCGATCACCGCTACGGCGCGTGGTATCGCATCCTCGACCGCCGCAACGGCAAGTACAGCGACGAGAAGAGCCCCGCCGGCAAGACCGATTACCACACCATGGGCGCGTGCTACGAAGTGATCCGCTGGCTGCGCGCCCCGTAA
- a CDS encoding LacI family DNA-binding transcriptional regulator, which produces MNDAPAPRGRVTLADIARACGLSRATVSLVLRGSPLVHADTRARVEAELKRQGYVYHRGAANLRRKVSTGVALVINDLSNPFFAEFAAGVDEWLATAGYVTLLGSTNESVERQQAVLTSLIEHDPAGIILSPAEGSDGTRLRSQVGERTPVLVFNRELEGTTWDFLALDNTHGARLATRHLLDRGHRRIAFFGGHRDSSSCRQRRQGYREALAEAGIEPEPQWLVECAPTRLEAAQQTGALFVRDPAPTAAVCYNDAVALGLMAGLVSRGRRAGADFAVVGFDDIPEAAVASPPLTTIAVDPRARGRQAAELILKRLREPAMPRAHTIAPVRLQARSSSEVHLPGESA; this is translated from the coding sequence ATGAACGACGCGCCCGCCCCCCGAGGCCGGGTCACCCTGGCCGACATCGCCCGCGCCTGCGGCCTGTCGCGCGCGACCGTTTCCCTGGTGCTGCGCGGCAGCCCGCTGGTGCATGCCGATACCCGCGCCCGGGTCGAAGCCGAGCTCAAGCGCCAAGGCTACGTCTACCACCGCGGCGCGGCCAATCTGCGGCGCAAGGTGTCGACCGGCGTGGCCCTGGTCATCAACGACCTGTCCAACCCGTTCTTCGCCGAATTCGCCGCGGGCGTGGACGAATGGCTGGCCACGGCCGGCTACGTCACCCTGCTCGGCAGCACCAACGAATCGGTCGAACGCCAGCAGGCGGTGCTGACCTCGCTGATCGAGCACGACCCGGCCGGCATCATCCTCTCGCCGGCCGAAGGCAGCGACGGCACGCGCCTGCGCAGTCAGGTCGGCGAACGCACGCCGGTGCTGGTGTTCAACCGCGAGCTCGAAGGCACCACCTGGGACTTCCTCGCCCTCGACAACACCCACGGCGCGCGGCTCGCCACGCGCCATTTGCTCGATCGCGGCCATCGCCGCATCGCCTTCTTCGGCGGCCACCGCGACTCGTCCTCGTGCCGGCAGCGCCGCCAGGGCTATCGCGAAGCGCTGGCCGAGGCCGGGATCGAGCCGGAACCGCAGTGGCTGGTCGAATGCGCGCCCACGCGCCTGGAAGCCGCGCAGCAGACCGGCGCGCTGTTCGTGCGCGATCCCGCGCCGACCGCGGCGGTTTGCTACAACGACGCGGTCGCGCTCGGCCTGATGGCCGGACTGGTCTCGCGCGGCCGCCGCGCCGGCGCCGATTTCGCCGTGGTCGGCTTCGACGATATTCCCGAAGCCGCCGTCGCCTCGCCGCCGCTCACCACCATCGCGGTCGATCCGCGCGCGCGCGGCCGCCAGGCCGCCGAGCTGATCCTCAAGCGCCTGCGCGAACCGGCGATGCCGCGCGCCCACACCATCGCTCCGGTGCGTCTGCAGGCCCGCAGCAGCAGCGAAGTGCACCTGCCCGGAGAGTCCGCATGA
- a CDS encoding carbohydrate kinase — translation MSAVSTPSDERASGAIVCFGEALIDFLARPAKSPGEPRHFVEYAGGAPANVAVAAARLGAHARFVGMLGQDMFGDFIAEQLNGYGVDTRDVRRTSEAKTALAFVSLDGDGERSFSFYRPPAADLLFRDGDFRHDGFDDAGVFHVCSNSLTEEAIAAATLAGMRRARLAGALVSMDMNLRPSLWPAGFDPAPRLLAALLEADLIKLCGSEFEFLARHLGGEEAALQRLWHGYATCVLITDGATPIRWYTRTRSGSVATFKVAPSDTTGAGDAFVGGLLRRLIALGVNAANFNDFLQREDDLVGALRYAAAAGALATTRHGAFAAMPSAADVERLMQEQAQELA, via the coding sequence ATGTCCGCCGTTTCCACGCCGTCGGACGAGCGCGCCAGCGGCGCGATCGTCTGCTTCGGCGAAGCCTTGATCGACTTCCTCGCCCGTCCGGCCAAGAGCCCCGGCGAGCCGCGCCATTTCGTCGAATACGCCGGCGGCGCGCCGGCCAACGTCGCCGTCGCCGCCGCGCGCCTGGGCGCGCACGCGCGCTTCGTCGGCATGCTCGGCCAGGACATGTTCGGCGATTTCATCGCCGAGCAGCTCAACGGCTACGGCGTGGACACCCGCGACGTGCGCCGCACCAGCGAAGCCAAGACCGCGCTCGCGTTCGTCTCGCTCGACGGCGACGGCGAACGCAGCTTCAGCTTCTATCGTCCGCCCGCGGCCGATCTGCTGTTCCGCGACGGCGACTTCCGCCACGACGGTTTCGACGACGCCGGCGTGTTCCACGTCTGCTCCAACAGCCTCACCGAGGAAGCCATCGCCGCGGCCACGCTCGCCGGCATGCGCCGCGCGCGCCTCGCCGGCGCGCTGGTGAGCATGGACATGAACCTGCGCCCGTCGCTGTGGCCGGCCGGTTTCGATCCCGCGCCGCGCTTGCTGGCGGCATTGCTGGAAGCCGATCTGATCAAGCTGTGCGGCAGCGAGTTCGAATTCCTCGCCCGCCACCTCGGCGGCGAAGAAGCCGCGCTGCAGCGGCTGTGGCACGGCTACGCGACCTGCGTGCTGATCACCGACGGCGCCACGCCGATCCGCTGGTACACGCGCACCCGCAGCGGTTCGGTGGCGACGTTCAAGGTCGCGCCCAGCGACACCACCGGCGCCGGCGACGCCTTCGTCGGCGGCTTGCTGCGCCGCTTGATAGCGCTCGGCGTGAACGCGGCCAACTTCAACGATTTCCTCCAGCGCGAAGACGATCTGGTCGGCGCGCTGCGCTACGCCGCCGCGGCCGGCGCGCTCGCCACCACCCGTCACGGCGCGTTCGCCGCCATGCCCAGCGCCGCCGACGTCGAACGGCTGATGCAGGAACAAGCCCAGGAACTCGCATGA